The Montipora foliosa isolate CH-2021 chromosome 1, ASM3666993v2, whole genome shotgun sequence genome has a window encoding:
- the LOC137978817 gene encoding adenosine receptor A3-like gives MSLGSVHNCTAAHCGQTYVSVGNDSHHYYDKTKVPLAGILKLTLEVFIAFIGVIGNVFVIIITRKFMAKKAKSLDFYVQNLAFADLGTLLLTFPLVSIKGKIPFNWPFGEFTCLYLSPIPEMFYVSSVWHIAAIAFERYRNIIVVKTFAQNVKNASLKRVKLTSACVWMGSFLTLSLPLYFVVKYYELVNNGRWCGPVWPSLVLAQIYIGLLTFLSYIFPLVIISFTYVMVSRAIKQSDAFYKAMARENGRMLQGHERRGVRFHQNRQNKNAKKILTPIVLVFAITMLPLNILRLAIANWPEIAQEQYYGSLLYVAVVFVIANASTNPIIYSLVNRRFREEIRNLRGGKRLMQSQVFSLSTRTQTNITSR, from the coding sequence ATGTCACTTGGTAGCGTTCACAATTGCACAGCAGCGCATTGTGGACAAACTTACGTCTCTGTTGGGAACGATTCGCATCACTACTATGACAAGACAAAAGTACCGTTGGCAGGTATTTTAAAGTTAACCCTTGAAGTGTTCATTGCGTTCATTGGAGTTATTGGCAACGTTTTTGTGATCATTATTACAAGAAAATTCATggcaaagaaagcaaaatcaTTGGATTTCTACGTGCAAAATTTAGCCTTTGCAGACTTAGGCACTTTGTTGTTGACATTTCCCCTTGTTTCGATCAAAGGAAAGATTCCTTTCAATTGGCCTTTTGGTGAGTTTACTTGCCTCTACTTGAGCCCTATTCCAGAGATGTTTTACGTGTCCTCCGTGTGGCACATTGCAGCCATTGCTTTTGAGCGATATCGAAATATAATCGTGGTTAAGACCTTTGCTCAAAATGTAAAAAACGCTTCGCTGAAAAGAGTTAAATTGACTTCTGCATGCGTGTGGATGGGGTCCTTTTTGACACTTTCTCTTCCGTTGTACTTTGTTGTTAAATATTATGAACTCGTGAATAATGGTAGATGGTGTGGCCCGGTGTGGCCTTCACTTGTCTTAGCTCAAATCTACATCGGATTATTGACTTTCCTCTCTTATATTTTTCCCCTTGTCATCATATCCTTTACATACGTCATGGTTTCTCGGGCAATAAAACAGAGTGATGCGTTTTATAAGGCCATGGCAAGGGAAAATGGGAGAATGCTACAAGGACATGAGCGGAGAGGTGTTCGCTTTCATCAAAACAGACAAAACAAGAATGCCAAGAAAATTCTCACACCAATCGTTTTGGTCTTTGCAATAACAATGCTTCCATTGAACATTTTAAGACTGGCAATCGCCAATTGGCCTGAAATCGCACAAGAGCAGTATTACGGAAGTCTTCTGTATGTGGCTGTCGTCTTTGTGATTGCAAACGCGTCTACGAATCCCATCATCTATTCTCTCGTCAACAGGCGCTTTCGCGAAGAGATAAGGAATTTGAGGGGTGGTAAGAGATTGATGCAATCTCaggttttttctttgtctacTCGGACACAAACAAATATTACATCTCGCTGA